From one Salmo salar chromosome ssa09, Ssal_v3.1, whole genome shotgun sequence genomic stretch:
- the LOC106612988 gene encoding lebercilin-like protein — translation VDSQGSCTQSDYEEEADTTANRTFALSPSKKPGLGTKTAKTRTQNKGGEWCKKKKNTNLRKHKASLIPPIKPLEGPNQRIRSAHRHRIKELNSQVWELQQQLSGVATENKLLKLLQVRHTVALQRFQDSQSGLPQVLAKHGNEVRGLQELLRKARIRRNSLSRRLRGTEEELLRTKDILHRLQLLSEDRSLKEREELSHRLALISVDLNRKNKRIQDLERHFELSQISFNRHLATETRKTNEAREMSDYLQAQISLLTKKIKEKERELEIHNIYSHRFPNGWNGKGARETKSVQTDDLSSLPIEAPCQLELEYACSLQHLELEKKSLSWESFAIDFTDRSDAADTLVDDSGSNNNEDFAEDGELDGDSDKEDPQLQGEEDCLAEKAASSPKASGKQTEPFESQVRYTLEDFLNTERANKALESSPRTKRLYKFKETIQNLHSGKPAYTSHTHSLRKSPPRYIKSQARVENLGSGAYEPSFVTLPAEKWQRHDTRGPHPEDSVVRSKKSSLMKELFGQAPITDPIAMQTGRSRVQSTDLDRMSSHHTGDASPVSPGRETKIIFD, via the exons GTAGACTCTCAGGGGTCATGCACCCAGTCAGACTACGAGGAGGAGGCTGACACTACTGCAAATAGGACCTTTGCCCTCTCACCAAGCAAGAAGCCAGGTCTGGGCACGAAGACAGCTAAAACACGAA CGCAAAACAAGGGAGGGGAGTGGTGCAAAAAGAAGAAAAACACTAATTTAAGGAAACACAAggcctctctcatccctccaatcAAGCCCCTGGAGGGCCCAAACCAGCGCATTAGGTCTGCCCACAGGCACCGCATCAAGGAGCTCAACAGCCAAGTGTgggagctgcagcagcagctgagTGGTGTCGCCACAGAGAACAAACTGCTAAAGCTGCTCCAGGTCCGCCACACAGTGGCGCTACAGCGCTTCCAAGACTCACAGAGTGGCCTTCCCCAG GTCCTGGCCAAGCACGGCAATGAGGTGCGCGGTCTGCAGGAGCTCCTGCGCAAAGCCCGCATCCGCCGCAACAGTCTGTCCAGGCGTCTGCGGGGCACCGAGGAGGAGCTGCTGCGTACCAAGGACATTCTGCACAGGCTGCAGCTGCTCAGCGAGGACCGCAGcctgaaagagagggaagagcttAGCCACAGGCTGGCCCTGATCAGTGTGGACCTGAACAGGAAGAACAAGAGAATACAG GACTTGGAAAGACATTTTGAGCTGAGCCAGATATCCTTCAATCGCCATCTTGCCACAGAAACAAGGAAGACCAATGAGGCCAGAGAAATGTCTGATTACCTCCAGGCACAGATCAGTCTGTTGACCAAAAAAATCAAA gaaaaagagagagaattggaGATCCACAATATCTACTCACATAGATTTCcaaatggctggaacggaaaaG GGGCAAGAGAAACTAAATCTGTTCAAACAGATGACTTATCCTCTCTCCCCATCGAGGCTCCATGCCAACTTGAACTAGAATATGCCTGTTCACTCCAGCATCTGGAGTTGGAGAAGAAGAGTTTGAGCTGG GAGTCCTTTGCCATCGACTTCACAGACAGAAGTGACGCAGCAGACACGTTAGTGGATGACAGCGGATCAAACAATAATGAAGACTTTGCTG AGGATGGAGAGTTGGATGGTGATTCTGACAAGGAGGATCCTCAGCTTCAGGGTGAGGAGGATTGCCTTGCAGAGAAGGCAGCGAGTTCCCCGAAGGCTTCAGGAAAGCAAACAGAGCCATTTGAAAGCCAGGTCCGGTACACTCTGGAGGATTTTCTGAATACAGAACGTGCCAACAAGGCCCTTGAATCCTCTCCCAGGACCAAACGTCTCTACAAATTCAAAGAAACCATCCAGAACCTACACAGTGGAAAGCCTGCCTATACCAGTCATACCCACAGCCTGAGAAAGAGCCCTCCTAGATACATCAAGAGCCAGGCCAGGGTGGAGAACCTTGGGTCTGGGGCATATGAGCCCTCCTTTGTCACTCTACCAGCAGAGAAGTGGCAAAGGCATGACACCAGGGGCCCTCATCCGGAGGATAGTGTAGTCCGCAGCAAGAAGAGCAGCTTGATGAAAGAGCTTTTTGGCCAGGCCCCAATCACTGATCCAATTGCCATGCAGACAGGCAGATCAAGAGTTCAAAGCACAGACCTGGACAGAATGTCATCTCACCATACAGGAGATGCTAGTCCGGTCTCACCTGGGAGAGAGACCAAGATCATTTTTGATTGA